From Hippoglossus stenolepis isolate QCI-W04-F060 chromosome 4, HSTE1.2, whole genome shotgun sequence, a single genomic window includes:
- the LOC118106436 gene encoding synaptotagmin-like protein 2 isoform X1, producing the protein MIPAAERFHIRPVNEAGGGAMIDLSHLTEEEQGKIMTVLRRDADLKQAEEERIRKLEKILSSGSQSEGKMKYLTGEWFYEAKSRRHMDKIHGSEIILASMKPRRDGSLRFEKSKPPSSRSSIAPPKPSRCLEALQPKAINDAEKENLNSALRSPRTPRHNPFNCTSLIVVEPPESNNDMSSSRDQDSSETELISPRKSRPGDEASQTSGGSIISESSSAGFKPVPKKRTFLSRHSSSQLESTAPGMDAQGGSSGIVPAPRRSLQRGSSGSSNQSYPKSQEEMPQGSAVPVFNQVSQPSSSADETSQQPLCDVSQVSSNSSLERDRRPPSITRDRLTTFIRGDVAPERETRQRSDDGDHQTRRELAGGNTVVLHTSSIQGSDREINSSEGTRPEELSFTRSIVDAEPPISYDLNFIDKTDKQTMKKSSQKHAFKLSTQATSPTSDEDSIAKVLDWFSRSVDSSDLLSTDDRTETTKSSDKHVEISKLRSEDTTERMKDALETQRGHLQRQINEAKEFRATDRAGKTELSETQEEEQRDTGERMRSQEVKHNDDESQPLKISHLKSFWEKSNMGPKILSITPSDEGQKLVYLSAEKEEENVNKPHTASDTPSAPGIYNGRGIYDKYASKHGDEREQKDVADNVHLNNNQQDRTLSQRNNNDPTYNSDYFKLLSSPQAADRGGSDTEILTRLSPQPRTDSRLSSESESISPFKLNSQPDSFFHSRETPLQKVLSKPDYKQGGNDHKAQLGRGSSEEVKRRDSEDKNMQSNISPKRKEDVSNKDKTNSPHSQRQGLSHQESTAERIKQLKSFWEQERNKPIFYTGMSKSPGEGKPTRGANQLNKRFTKSEFDLRLVGSNSGSDDEDRQNLTLPSLNQRIDKLSPSLSVSRSQFNNLRDFWGDPASDTKGSITCDKPKSPKRKEPVSAQFPSQEFKSSDAEICRLSAAVEKTRPAAMKSSPQDRSKSPHDRQMGSGARALIDSKNNLSNYTTAESKRGSKDSGREEKSSKPQSSTGKEPRSPKSRKDTFSKSSGRGNSMRRATSMFTLSAPDQKDHVQVKMDVSPVHSQSRKQRQNTEKGAMPRRFSEGIDTMTPRARAFVPRDYRHYLGMTDKTSVHTSLAPAVKSEGSEGKSRYDFDLSGPVRASTPVSSEERYGRKGSKTSQRPLWANYSSSDTGPESSMSSTSETWSTSRNSSNRENDDETQDPVRKALRRAEARPKNLAKSIEDMTTCLSPRQDSTVDLRRISDVSTIPSPSSSLYADPDHLKKMSKSVPSFLQKEGADRDADSTCEDSYQRGRLMKGSSMTNLTGSSGMTSMSTLSGSVMTMYNADFGNVEVQGNIQFSINYVQKLREFHIFVAKCRDLAAVDPKRGRSDPYVKSYLVPDKSNLGKRKTSVKKKTLNPTFNEILRYRVRMEYLRTQTLILSVWHNDTFGRNSFLGEVDIDFSKWDFDHTQMNDLVLKARTTPTVPPANGKGEMRLAIRFLPQVTHSEGVTKDGPSTGEVHIWVKECKNLPLIRATIDPYVKCFMLPDTSRKSRQKTRVLRRTVDPVFNHTMVYDGISETDLSDACVELTVWDRDRLASHLLGGMRLGVGSGIGGKGKSYGAAVDWMDSTPYEVAMWERMMASPDEWVEDVLPLRMVNSAFK; encoded by the exons ATGATTCCTGCTGCCGAGCGTTTCCACATCCGGCCGGTGAACGAAGCAGGAGGCGGAGCCATGATCGACCTCAGCCACCtgacggaggaggagcaggggaagaTAATGACGGTGCTGAGGCGGGACGCCGACCTGAAGCAGGCCGAGGAGGAAAGAATCAG gaagctggagaaaataCTGAGCAGCGGGTCGCAGTCAGAAGGGAAGATGAAGTACTTGACCGGAGAGTGGTTCTACGAGGCCAAGAGCCGCAGACACATGGACAAGATCCATGGCTCGGAAATCATCCTGGCCTCCATGAAACCGAGGAGag ACGGGTCTCTCAGATTTGAAAAATCCAAACCACCCAGCAGTCGAAGCTCCATCGCGCCGCCTAAACCCAGCAGGTGTTTGGAGGCGTTGCAGCCAAAGGCGATAAA TGATGCTGAAAAGGAGAATCTGAATTCAGCCCTCCGCTCCCCGAGAACA CCAAGGCACAACCCTTTCAACTGTACGTCTCTTATCGTGGTTGAGCCACCTGAAAGTAATAATGACATGTCGAGCAGTCGGGACCAGGACTCATCTGAGACAG AGCTCATATCTCCTCGGAAGAGTCGCCCTGGGGACGAGGCCAGTCAGACTTCAGGGGGCTCCATCATATCAGAGAGctcctctgcaggtttcaaaCCGGTGCCAAAGAAGAGGACGTTTCTCTCGAGACATTCCAGCAGCCAGTTAGAGAGCACTGCCCCTGGTATGGACGCTCAGGGAGGGTCTTCGGGGATCGTTCCTGCTCCAAGACGAAGCCTCCAGCGCGGGTCCAGCGGGAGCTCGAACCAGTCGTATCCGAAGAGTCAAGAGGAAATGCCCCAGGGGAGTGCAGTTCCAGTGTTTAACCAGGTGTCTCAGCCATCCAGCTCTGCAGACGAGACTTCCCAGCAGCCACTGTGTGACGTTTCGCAGGTTTCCTCTAATTCCAGcctagagagagacagacgccCACCATCTATAACCAGAGACAG ACTGACCACATTCATCAGAGGTGACGTGGCCCCTGAGAGAGAAACCCGGCAGAGGAGCGATGACGGAGACCATCAGACCCGTAGAGAACTCGCAGGGGGGAATACTGTCGTCCTGCACACCAGCAGCATCCAGGGCTCGGACAGAGAAATCAACAGCAGCGAGGGAACGAGGCCGGAGGAGCTGAGTTTCACCCGAAGTATTGTGG ATGCAGAGCCTCCTATATCGTATGATCTCAACTTCATCGATAAAACTGATAAGCAAACAATGAAGAAATCCAGTCAGAAACACGCGTTCAAGTTATCCACTCAGGCGACCAGTCCCACCAGTGATGAGGACTCCATTGCGAAGGTGCTGGACTGGTTCAGCCGCAGCGTCGACAGCAGTGATTTGCTGAGTACAGACGACCGCACAGAAACCACAAAGAGCTCAGACAAACATGTAGAAATCAGCAAATTAAGAAGTGAAGATACAACAGAGAGAATGAAGGACGCTCTTGAAACGCAGAGAGGTCACTTACAAAGGCAGATTAATGAGGCCAAGGAGTTTCGAGCCACCGACAGAGCAGGCAAGACGGAGTTGAGTGAAACacaagaggaggagcagagggacacCGGGGAAAGAATGCGgtcacaggaagtgaaacatAATGACGATGAAAGCCAACCACTAAAAATCTCTCATCTGAAGTCATTCTGGGAGAAAAGCAACATGGGCCCGAAAATACTTTCAATCACGCCAAGCGACGAAGGACAAAAACTTGTTTATCTCTCGgctgagaaagaggaggagaacgtgAACAAACCCCACACGGCGTCCGACACGCCATCTGCTCCTGGAATATACAACGGGAGGGGGATTTATGATAAGTACGCCTCTAAGCATGGGGACGAGAGAGAGCAGAAAGATGTCGCAGACAATGTTCACTTGAATAATAACCAGCAGGACCGTACTTTATCTCAAAGGAATAATAATGACCCAACATATAACTCTGATTATTTTAAGTTGCTATCCAGCCCCcaagcagctgacagaggaggCTCAGACACTGAGATTTTAACCCGACTCAGTCCGCAGCCAAGGACAGACTCCAGACTGAGTTCAGAGTCTGAGAGCATCTCTCCATTCAAACTAAATTCACAGCCCGACAGTTTTTTCCATTCAAGAGAAACCCCTCTGCAGAAAGTGCTGTCGAAACCTGACTACAAGCAAGGTGGCAATGATCATAAAGCACAACTTGGAAGAGGCTCGAGTGAAGAAGTGAAAAGGAGGGACAGTGAAGATAAGAACATGCAATCGAACATCTctccaaaaagaaaagaggatgtgtccaataaagacaaaactaaCAGTCCTCATTCACAAAGACAAGGTTTATCACATCAGGAAAGTACAGCAGAGAGGATCAAGCAGCTCAAATCTTTctgggagcaggagaggaacaAGCCCATTTTCTACACCGGCATGTCTAAATCTCCTGGGGAAGGTAAACCCACTCGTGGTGCAAATCAACTAAATAAAAGATTTACAAAGTCGGAGTTTGATCTGAGGTTAGTTGGAAGTAATTCAGGCAGCGATGACGAAGATAGACAGAATTTGACTCTGCCTTCTTTGAATCAAAGGATAGATAAGTTGTCGCCGAGCCTCAGCGTGAGCCGATCGCAGTTCAACAATCTCCGCGATTTCTGGGGTGATCCCGCGTCAGATACGAAAGGATCGATAACCTGCGACAAACCCAAAAGCCCCAAAAGGAAAGAGCCAGTAAGCGCCCAGTTTCCATCTCAGGAGTTTAAGAGCAGCGATGCCGAGATTTGCcgtttgtctgcagctgtcgAGAAAACGAGACCGGCTGCCATGAAGTCATCTCCGCAGGACCGATCCAAGTCGCCACATGATAGACAGATGGGGTCGGGGGCAAGAGCTCTGATCGACAGCAAAAACAACCTGTCCAATTATACGACAGCTGAGTCCAAAAGAGGCTCCAAGGACTCTGGTCGGGAGGAGAAATCCTCGAAACCACAAAGCAGCACAGGAAAAGAGCCTCGGTCTCCAAAGAGCAGGAAAGACACCTTTAGCAAGTCCAGCGGTCGTGGAAATTCTATGCGTCGCGCCACCAGCATGTTCACGCTGAGTGCTCCTGACCAAAAAGACCACGTCCAGGTGAAAATGGATGTAAGCCCCGTCCACTCCCAGAGCAGGAAGCAAAGGCAGAACACTGAAAAAGGGGCCATGCCGAGGAGATTTTCAGAGGGAATCGACACTATGACTCCACGTGCACGGGCGTTTGTTCCCAGAGACTACCGGCACTACCTGGGCATGACGGACAAGACCAGCGTCCACACCTCGCTCGCCCCGGCTGTGAAGAGCGAGGGCTCAGAGGGAAAATCTAGGTATGACTTTGACCTGAGCGGTCCAGTGAGAGCCAGCACCCCGGTGAGTTCAGAGGAGCGCTACGGCAGGAAGGGCAGCAAGACGAGTCAGCGCCCCCTTTGGGCAAACTACAGCAGCTCGGATACTGGCCCAGAGTCGTCTATGAGCAGCACGTCCGAAACCTGGTCCACCTCCAGGAACAGTTCAAACC GTGAAAATGACGATGAAACCCAAGACCCTGTCCGGAAAGCGTTGAGGCGAGCAGAAGCACGGCCGAAGAATCTGGCTAAAAGTATAGAGGACATGACGACATGTTTATCTCCAC GGCAAGATTCAACTGTTGACCTCAGACGCATCAGCGATG tttCAACCATCCCGTCACCGTCCTCATCCTTATACGCGGATCCCGACCACCTGAAGAAGATGAGCAAATCGGTTCCTTCGTTCTTACAGAAGGAG ggcgCTGACAGGGACGCTGACTCCACCTGTGAGGACAGCTACCAGCGAGGAAGACTAATGAAGGGCAGCTCGATGACTAACCTCACTGGCTCCTCTGGCATGACGTCTATGTCGACT CTGAGTGGCAGCGTTATGACCATGTACAACGCAGACTTCGGGAATGTGGAGGTTCAGGGAAATATCCAGTTTTCCATCAACTACGTTCAGAAGCTCCGAGAGTTTCACATCTTCGTGGCCAAGTGCCGAGACCTGGCTGCCGTCGACCCGAAGAGGGGGCGCTCGGATCC gTACGTCAAAAGCTACCTGGTACCTGACAAATCAAATCtgggaaagaggaaaacatctgtGAAAAAGAAGACGTTAAATCCGACGTTCAACGAGATCCTCAGA TATCGTGTTCGCATGGAGTACCTCAGGACTCAGACGCTCATTCTCTCCGTTTGGCATAACGACACGTTTGGCAGAAACAGCTTCCTCGGCGAGGTCGACATCGACTTCTCCAAGTGGGACTTTGACCACACCCAGATGAACGACTTAGTCCTGAAAGCCAGG ACTACACCCACTGTACCACCAGCAAATGGGAAAGGAGAGATGAGACTAGCCATACGGTTCCTGCCACAGGTCACCCACAGTGAAG GTGTAACTAAAGACGGTCCCAGCACTGGAGAGGTTCACATTTGGGTGAAAGAATGCAAGAACCTGCCTCTGATCAGGGCGACCATTGACCCATACGTTAAGTG CTTCATGCTGCCAGACACGAGCAGGAAGAGTCGGCAGAAGACGCGCGTGCTGCGGAGGACCGTGGATCCGGTGTTTAACCACACGATGGTGTACGACGGCATCAGTGAGACCGACCTATCAGATGCCTGCGTGGAGCTCACCGTTTGGGACCGAGACAGGCTGGCAAGCCACCTGCTCGGGGGAATGAGGCTCGGAGTCGGCTCAGGTATCGGTGGGAAAG GGAAAAGTTATGGAGCAGCGGTGGATTGGATGGACTCAACCCCCTATGAGGTGGCCATGTGGGAGCGCATGATGGCGTCCCCTGATGAATGGGTGGAGGATGTACTCCCGCTGCGAATGGTGAACTCGGCTTTCAAATAA
- the LOC118106436 gene encoding uncharacterized protein LOC118106436 isoform X5 codes for MIPAAERFHIRPVNEAGGGAMIDLSHLTEEEQGKIMTVLRRDADLKQAEEERIRKLEKILSSGSQSEGKMKYLTGEWFYEAKSRRHMDKIHGSEIILASMKPRRDGSLRFEKSKPPSSRSSIAPPKPSRCLEALQPKAINDAEKENLNSALRSPRTPRHNPFNCTSLIVVEPPESNNDMSSSRDQDSSETELISPRKSRPGDEASQTSGGSIISESSSAGFKPVPKKRTFLSRHSSSQLESTAPGMDAQGGSSGIVPAPRRSLQRGSSGSSNQSYPKSQEEMPQGSAVPVFNQVSQPSSSADETSQQPLCDVSQVSSNSSLERDRRPPSITRDRLTTFIRGDVAPERETRQRSDDGDHQTRRELAGGNTVVLHTSSIQGSDREINSSEGTRPEELSFTRSIVDAEPPISYDLNFIDKTDKQTMKKSSQKHAFKLSTQATSPTSDEDSIAKVLDWFSRSVDSSDLLSTDDRTETTKSSDKHVEISKLRSEDTTERMKDALETQRGHLQRQINEAKEFRATDRAGKTELSETQEEEQRDTGERMRSQEVKHNDDESQPLKISHLKSFWEKSNMGPKILSITPSDEGQKLVYLSAEKEEENVNKPHTASDTPSAPGIYNGRGIYDKYASKHGDEREQKDVADNVHLNNNQQDRTLSQRNNNDPTYNSDYFKLLSSPQAADRGGSDTEILTRLSPQPRTDSRLSSESESISPFKLNSQPDSFFHSRETPLQKVLSKPDYKQGGNDHKAQLGRGSSEEVKRRDSEDKNMQSNISPKRKEDVSNKDKTNSPHSQRQGLSHQESTAERIKQLKSFWEQERNKPIFYTGMSKSPGEGKPTRGANQLNKRFTKSEFDLRLVGSNSGSDDEDRQNLTLPSLNQRIDKLSPSLSVSRSQFNNLRDFWGDPASDTKGSITCDKPKSPKRKEPVSAQFPSQEFKSSDAEICRLSAAVEKTRPAAMKSSPQDRSKSPHDRQMGSGARALIDSKNNLSNYTTAESKRGSKDSGREEKSSKPQSSTGKEPRSPKSRKDTFSKSSGRGNSMRRATSMFTLSAPDQKDHVQVKMDVSPVHSQSRKQRQNTEKGAMPRRFSEGIDTMTPRARAFVPRDYRHYLGMTDKTSVHTSLAPAVKSEGSEGKSRYDFDLSGPVRASTPVSSEERYGRKGSKTSQRPLWANYSSSDTGPESSMSSTSETWSTSRNSSNRENDDETQDPVRKALRRAEARPKNLAKSIEDMTTCLSPRQDSTVDLRRISDVSTIPSPSSSLYADPDHLKKMSKSVPSFLQKEGADRDADSTCEDSYQRGRLMKGSSMTNLTGSSGMTSMSTLSGSVMTMYNADFGNVEVQGNIQFSINYVQKLREFHIFVAKCRDLAAVDPKRGRSDPRMKRNSQDNMF; via the exons ATGATTCCTGCTGCCGAGCGTTTCCACATCCGGCCGGTGAACGAAGCAGGAGGCGGAGCCATGATCGACCTCAGCCACCtgacggaggaggagcaggggaagaTAATGACGGTGCTGAGGCGGGACGCCGACCTGAAGCAGGCCGAGGAGGAAAGAATCAG gaagctggagaaaataCTGAGCAGCGGGTCGCAGTCAGAAGGGAAGATGAAGTACTTGACCGGAGAGTGGTTCTACGAGGCCAAGAGCCGCAGACACATGGACAAGATCCATGGCTCGGAAATCATCCTGGCCTCCATGAAACCGAGGAGag ACGGGTCTCTCAGATTTGAAAAATCCAAACCACCCAGCAGTCGAAGCTCCATCGCGCCGCCTAAACCCAGCAGGTGTTTGGAGGCGTTGCAGCCAAAGGCGATAAA TGATGCTGAAAAGGAGAATCTGAATTCAGCCCTCCGCTCCCCGAGAACA CCAAGGCACAACCCTTTCAACTGTACGTCTCTTATCGTGGTTGAGCCACCTGAAAGTAATAATGACATGTCGAGCAGTCGGGACCAGGACTCATCTGAGACAG AGCTCATATCTCCTCGGAAGAGTCGCCCTGGGGACGAGGCCAGTCAGACTTCAGGGGGCTCCATCATATCAGAGAGctcctctgcaggtttcaaaCCGGTGCCAAAGAAGAGGACGTTTCTCTCGAGACATTCCAGCAGCCAGTTAGAGAGCACTGCCCCTGGTATGGACGCTCAGGGAGGGTCTTCGGGGATCGTTCCTGCTCCAAGACGAAGCCTCCAGCGCGGGTCCAGCGGGAGCTCGAACCAGTCGTATCCGAAGAGTCAAGAGGAAATGCCCCAGGGGAGTGCAGTTCCAGTGTTTAACCAGGTGTCTCAGCCATCCAGCTCTGCAGACGAGACTTCCCAGCAGCCACTGTGTGACGTTTCGCAGGTTTCCTCTAATTCCAGcctagagagagacagacgccCACCATCTATAACCAGAGACAG ACTGACCACATTCATCAGAGGTGACGTGGCCCCTGAGAGAGAAACCCGGCAGAGGAGCGATGACGGAGACCATCAGACCCGTAGAGAACTCGCAGGGGGGAATACTGTCGTCCTGCACACCAGCAGCATCCAGGGCTCGGACAGAGAAATCAACAGCAGCGAGGGAACGAGGCCGGAGGAGCTGAGTTTCACCCGAAGTATTGTGG ATGCAGAGCCTCCTATATCGTATGATCTCAACTTCATCGATAAAACTGATAAGCAAACAATGAAGAAATCCAGTCAGAAACACGCGTTCAAGTTATCCACTCAGGCGACCAGTCCCACCAGTGATGAGGACTCCATTGCGAAGGTGCTGGACTGGTTCAGCCGCAGCGTCGACAGCAGTGATTTGCTGAGTACAGACGACCGCACAGAAACCACAAAGAGCTCAGACAAACATGTAGAAATCAGCAAATTAAGAAGTGAAGATACAACAGAGAGAATGAAGGACGCTCTTGAAACGCAGAGAGGTCACTTACAAAGGCAGATTAATGAGGCCAAGGAGTTTCGAGCCACCGACAGAGCAGGCAAGACGGAGTTGAGTGAAACacaagaggaggagcagagggacacCGGGGAAAGAATGCGgtcacaggaagtgaaacatAATGACGATGAAAGCCAACCACTAAAAATCTCTCATCTGAAGTCATTCTGGGAGAAAAGCAACATGGGCCCGAAAATACTTTCAATCACGCCAAGCGACGAAGGACAAAAACTTGTTTATCTCTCGgctgagaaagaggaggagaacgtgAACAAACCCCACACGGCGTCCGACACGCCATCTGCTCCTGGAATATACAACGGGAGGGGGATTTATGATAAGTACGCCTCTAAGCATGGGGACGAGAGAGAGCAGAAAGATGTCGCAGACAATGTTCACTTGAATAATAACCAGCAGGACCGTACTTTATCTCAAAGGAATAATAATGACCCAACATATAACTCTGATTATTTTAAGTTGCTATCCAGCCCCcaagcagctgacagaggaggCTCAGACACTGAGATTTTAACCCGACTCAGTCCGCAGCCAAGGACAGACTCCAGACTGAGTTCAGAGTCTGAGAGCATCTCTCCATTCAAACTAAATTCACAGCCCGACAGTTTTTTCCATTCAAGAGAAACCCCTCTGCAGAAAGTGCTGTCGAAACCTGACTACAAGCAAGGTGGCAATGATCATAAAGCACAACTTGGAAGAGGCTCGAGTGAAGAAGTGAAAAGGAGGGACAGTGAAGATAAGAACATGCAATCGAACATCTctccaaaaagaaaagaggatgtgtccaataaagacaaaactaaCAGTCCTCATTCACAAAGACAAGGTTTATCACATCAGGAAAGTACAGCAGAGAGGATCAAGCAGCTCAAATCTTTctgggagcaggagaggaacaAGCCCATTTTCTACACCGGCATGTCTAAATCTCCTGGGGAAGGTAAACCCACTCGTGGTGCAAATCAACTAAATAAAAGATTTACAAAGTCGGAGTTTGATCTGAGGTTAGTTGGAAGTAATTCAGGCAGCGATGACGAAGATAGACAGAATTTGACTCTGCCTTCTTTGAATCAAAGGATAGATAAGTTGTCGCCGAGCCTCAGCGTGAGCCGATCGCAGTTCAACAATCTCCGCGATTTCTGGGGTGATCCCGCGTCAGATACGAAAGGATCGATAACCTGCGACAAACCCAAAAGCCCCAAAAGGAAAGAGCCAGTAAGCGCCCAGTTTCCATCTCAGGAGTTTAAGAGCAGCGATGCCGAGATTTGCcgtttgtctgcagctgtcgAGAAAACGAGACCGGCTGCCATGAAGTCATCTCCGCAGGACCGATCCAAGTCGCCACATGATAGACAGATGGGGTCGGGGGCAAGAGCTCTGATCGACAGCAAAAACAACCTGTCCAATTATACGACAGCTGAGTCCAAAAGAGGCTCCAAGGACTCTGGTCGGGAGGAGAAATCCTCGAAACCACAAAGCAGCACAGGAAAAGAGCCTCGGTCTCCAAAGAGCAGGAAAGACACCTTTAGCAAGTCCAGCGGTCGTGGAAATTCTATGCGTCGCGCCACCAGCATGTTCACGCTGAGTGCTCCTGACCAAAAAGACCACGTCCAGGTGAAAATGGATGTAAGCCCCGTCCACTCCCAGAGCAGGAAGCAAAGGCAGAACACTGAAAAAGGGGCCATGCCGAGGAGATTTTCAGAGGGAATCGACACTATGACTCCACGTGCACGGGCGTTTGTTCCCAGAGACTACCGGCACTACCTGGGCATGACGGACAAGACCAGCGTCCACACCTCGCTCGCCCCGGCTGTGAAGAGCGAGGGCTCAGAGGGAAAATCTAGGTATGACTTTGACCTGAGCGGTCCAGTGAGAGCCAGCACCCCGGTGAGTTCAGAGGAGCGCTACGGCAGGAAGGGCAGCAAGACGAGTCAGCGCCCCCTTTGGGCAAACTACAGCAGCTCGGATACTGGCCCAGAGTCGTCTATGAGCAGCACGTCCGAAACCTGGTCCACCTCCAGGAACAGTTCAAACC GTGAAAATGACGATGAAACCCAAGACCCTGTCCGGAAAGCGTTGAGGCGAGCAGAAGCACGGCCGAAGAATCTGGCTAAAAGTATAGAGGACATGACGACATGTTTATCTCCAC GGCAAGATTCAACTGTTGACCTCAGACGCATCAGCGATG tttCAACCATCCCGTCACCGTCCTCATCCTTATACGCGGATCCCGACCACCTGAAGAAGATGAGCAAATCGGTTCCTTCGTTCTTACAGAAGGAG ggcgCTGACAGGGACGCTGACTCCACCTGTGAGGACAGCTACCAGCGAGGAAGACTAATGAAGGGCAGCTCGATGACTAACCTCACTGGCTCCTCTGGCATGACGTCTATGTCGACT CTGAGTGGCAGCGTTATGACCATGTACAACGCAGACTTCGGGAATGTGGAGGTTCAGGGAAATATCCAGTTTTCCATCAACTACGTTCAGAAGCTCCGAGAGTTTCACATCTTCGTGGCCAAGTGCCGAGACCTGGCTGCCGTCGACCCGAAGAGGGGGCGCTCGGATCC ACGAATGAAGAGGAACTCACAGGACAATATGTTTTGA